Below is a window of Pirellulales bacterium DNA.
CGGGATGATCGTGTCGATGCCGCGCTGGTCGAGCGCCTCGTAGACTTTCCGCTGATCGTAGGCCCCGTCGCCGTAAAAGGTCCGCACCGGGCGATGGACCTGCTCGAGCAACGGCTCAACCTGATCGGCGTCGTGAACATCATTCTCGGTCAACGTCTGGGCCACAATCTCGTGCGTGTCCGGGTCGATCGCCAAGTGCAGCTTCCGCCAGGCGCGACGCTTACCGACGCCGTGCTGGCGGACTTTCCATTCGCCTTCACCGTAGATCTTCAGGCCCGTGCTGTCGACGACCACATCGAGCGGCCCGCGGACCTGAGAAACGTCGAGCGCGTGGCCCATTTTCGCGGCCCGCTTGGCCAGCGAGGTGAAGTCGGGGATCGTGATCTGGGCGCCCAACAACGTGGCCAGCGCGCGGCCCAGGCCCTCGGTCTGACGATAGGGCAGGCGGAACAGCTCGCGGAGGGCAAGCAAGCACTCGATGGCCCGATCGCTGTAGGTGAAGGGGCGGCCGTTCTTTTTCTCGGCATTGTCGTGCTCCCACTCGTCGAGCACGTCCTGGCTGAACCAGAAGGTCACGTCGCCGCGGCGAACCAGCGCTTCGTTGTATTCCCGCCAGTTGGTGATCCGATAAGTCGCCTTCCTCGCCTCATTCGGTTTGCTAGCGTCCACGGCAGCCATCGAATTCGCTCCTGCAAGAGACCAGAGACTCCATCCTGCAGCGAATTACGCAGCAAATTGAGCGGTTGCTCGACAAGGCCGTTAGAAGCGGCCAAAAGAACTTCTGCTCGACGTCGCTCTCGCTCTTTAGTCCTTTGATGTCTGTGAATAGATTCATTTCTGCAATCTCGTGGTGTCCGCGTAGATGGGAGCAGAAAGGTGGGAGGAACCTTTTTCGTCTGTTCGGGTCAAGGTGGCGAACGGCGGGCGGGTCTGACGTACGTCAAGGACGTTGGCATGGCGATCGAGGCCGGCGCTTCGTAGGACCAGGCCAATCGGCTGACGTGTGGCGCTGCGCCGCGCATACGACATCAACGTCGCCGGCAACCTGAGCTCGGACCGCCATGTCCATCAGAACGAAAAAGGGGACATTCTACTTCTTCAAGCAGAATGTCCCCTTCCGGTGTCGGGGCGACCGCCGATGGCGATTTCCGAACGACTCTGGTCAGTGCCAACTGTTTTGGCAGGCGATAGCGCAAACCCTGTGGCTGCCTGAGGATGCATTTGCTCGGTAGCTGCAAGGCTAAAGCACGCTGTTCGCTCTGTCGGCGCTGCCAGCCCCTCCGATCCAGACTTGATCCGGTCGGGAGGGTTTTGAATTGGCTATTGCGTCCAGTCTCGACGTCATTAAGTCGCGGGCGGGGGGGCCGGTCCGCGTCCTGGGGATCGCCCGGATCAGTACTGTCCATCAGGACGAACAAAGTCTCGACGATCAGGAAGCGCTGTACCGCCGGTGGTTGGAGGAGCACGGTGTCGCAAGGCACAAGCTCCGGATGCTCAAAAGCCGCGGCAGCGGCGAGCGCCTGGATCGTGCGGAGCTGAAACGGGCAAGACGCCTGATCAAGAACAACAAAGTCGACTTGGTCCTTGCCGAGGATCTTGGCCGAATCGTCCGACGAGTGCATGGCCACATCTTCTGCGAACTCTGCGAAGACCATGACACACGGCTAGTGGCGATCAACGACAATCTTGACACCGCCAACGAGAACTGGCGTTCGCACTCAATTTTCGCGGCCTTCCGCCACGAGCAATACAACGGCGACACAGCCAAGCGGATTCGGCGCACTCTGAACAATCGCTTTGATCAAGGAGGGGTGTTGCGAACGCCGATCTTCGGCATTGAGAAGCCACCAGGTGCGAAGCACGACTCCGAGCTCCGCAAATTCGATTGGGCTCAGCCCTATTACGACAGGCTGTTGGAAATGCTCGAGAACGACGCCTCGTTCGCAGAAGTGGCCGACTGGTTTCAGGCGAACGGTGCCCCACTGCCGCCCAGCGTCCGACTCAAGTCCTGGCACGCGTCGATGATCCAACGGATTGTATACAACCCGCTTATTTCCGGACTACGCGTGCGCAATCAAAAAAAGTCGAAACGTGTCAACCAGACAGGTCGCTACAAGTCCGTCAACGCAGCTCCTGAGGAGTTACGCGTACGGCATGTCCCGCATTTGGCGTTCATCGAGCCCGAGCGATACAAGCGTCTGATCGCCAAACTGAACGCCAGAAATGCTCGTTTTTCTCGCCGATATACGAGCGGCATCGATCCCCGGCTGGGACGTCCCAAAAAGCGCAGTC
It encodes the following:
- a CDS encoding IS5 family transposase, giving the protein MAAVDASKPNEARKATYRITNWREYNEALVRRGDVTFWFSQDVLDEWEHDNAEKKNGRPFTYSDRAIECLLALRELFRLPYRQTEGLGRALATLLGAQITIPDFTSLAKRAAKMGHALDVSQVRGPLDVVVDSTGLKIYGEGEWKVRQHGVGKRRAWRKLHLAIDPDTHEIVAQTLTENDVHDADQVEPLLEQVHRPVRTFYGDGAYDQRKVYEALDQRGIDTIIPPRSNAKIAQHSNSAADPLPRDECIRQIRRDGRKAWKKSIGYHRRSLAETAMSRFKTSFGDRLKNREAPNQRAEASLRCKLLNHFRHLGMPRSTWN
- a CDS encoding recombinase family protein, translated to MAIASSLDVIKSRAGGPVRVLGIARISTVHQDEQSLDDQEALYRRWLEEHGVARHKLRMLKSRGSGERLDRAELKRARRLIKNNKVDLVLAEDLGRIVRRVHGHIFCELCEDHDTRLVAINDNLDTANENWRSHSIFAAFRHEQYNGDTAKRIRRTLNNRFDQGGVLRTPIFGIEKPPGAKHDSELRKFDWAQPYYDRLLEMLENDASFAEVADWFQANGAPLPPSVRLKSWHASMIQRIVYNPLISGLRVRNQKKSKRVNQTGRYKSVNAAPEELRVRHVPHLAFIEPERYKRLIAKLNARNARFSRRYTSGIDPRLGRPKKRSRWPGQHIYCGICGRMFVYSGGRGQVGHLMCQGARDHKCWNGLTVHETRSRNQLLKAILAEVEQLPDFDAALLASIQAEAESQWRERMAGLVHLRQLLLRLDAQVANVTEAIATMGMSQSLRDKLFALEAERADVQSRLRDTEVPRPAIQLDAGEIRRLARQSMTSLAAESWEFARLMRKLISRIVVYPMGLYDHSTLGLRAEFALELGDFAASGGNLPEVQAELRRQIVVELFERPQRVALRQQVVDLRASGMRQQDVAATLGITATAAQHAAALDRGMKILGLDDPYVLLTVPPTNSRRLRRHLHPRYRFDPLPTVP